In Actinomycetes bacterium, the DNA window CCAGCCCGTCGGTGTGGCGTGTGGTCACTCGCCGTGCCAGAGGGCGCTGCCGGACGTTGCGTCGAAGAACGACAGGCGGCGCGTGTCCACGGCGAGCTCGACCGGTGCCCCCGGGGCGGGCTGGCGGCCGCGGGGAAGCCAGGCCACCAGCTGCGCGCTCCCGCCTCCCTCGCCGGCGGCGGCAGGCGCGTCGATGCTGCAGTAGGCGAGCAGTGCGTGCCCGAGGTGCTCGACGCGCTCGACGGTCGCGCGCAGCCGGGCCGTGCCGGTCGGGTCGCCGCCGCCCGTGGTCGGGTCGCCGCTGCCGCCGGTCGGGTCGCCGCCGCTGCCGGTCGGGTCGCCGCCGCTGCCCGCGGCCGGGACCTCGGCGAGGTGCTCGGCCCGGAAGCCGACCACCACCGGGCGGCCGACGGCCGCTCGGAGCCGCCCCGACGGGACGCCCTGGAAACGCAGCCGCTGGCTGCCGAGCACGACCCAGACTCCGCCCTCGCCGGCCTCGAGGCGCCCGGCCGCCAGGCGCATGGCCGGGTCACCCAGGAAGGCGGCCACGAAGACGCTGGCCGGCTGCGCCCAGAGGCCCCGTGGCGTGTCGACCTGCTCGAGCGTGCCGGCCCGCATCACGGCCACCCGGTCCCCGACGGCCATGGCCTGGCCCTGGTCGTGGGTGACGTAGATGGTGGTGACGCCGAGGCCGCGCTGGAGCCGGACCAGCTCGGTGCGCAGCCGCATCCGCTCGGCGGCGTCGATGTGGGTGAGCGGCTCGTCGAGCAGGAACACCCGGGGGAGCCTGATCGTGGCCCGGCCCACGGCGACCCGCTGCCGCTGCCCGGCCGAGAGCGTCTTGGGGAGCCGGTGCAGCAGGCGGCCGAGCCGCAGCACGCGGGACTCGGCCCCTACCCGCTCGTCGATCTCCTCCTTGGGCAGGCCACGAACGTCGAGCCCGAAGCGGAGGTTGTCGCCCGCGGTCATGTGCGGGTAGAGGCGGCT includes these proteins:
- a CDS encoding ABC transporter ATP-binding protein, encoding MADVLLDNVSRVHDDGTAAVSHLNLYVRDGELLVIVGPSGCGKTTTLRMIAGIEPVTEGTIRIGGQDMHGVPPHQRDVGMVFEGSRLYPHMTAGDNLRFGLDVRGLPKEEIDERVGAESRVLRLGRLLHRLPKTLSAGQRQRVAVGRATIRLPRVFLLDEPLTHIDAAERMRLRTELVRLQRGLGVTTIYVTHDQGQAMAVGDRVAVMRAGTLEQVDTPRGLWAQPASVFVAAFLGDPAMRLAAGRLEAGEGGVWVVLGSQRLRFQGVPSGRLRAAVGRPVVVGFRAEHLAEVPAAGSGGDPTGSGGDPTGGSGDPTTGGGDPTGTARLRATVERVEHLGHALLAYCSIDAPAAAGEGGGSAQLVAWLPRGRQPAPGAPVELAVDTRRLSFFDATSGSALWHGE